A part of Sebastes umbrosus isolate fSebUmb1 chromosome 21, fSebUmb1.pri, whole genome shotgun sequence genomic DNA contains:
- the LOC119480936 gene encoding transcription factor Sox-17-alpha-like: protein MHYILENEDPISVDVEHQIRTEVISPGSGPCSPLSVNSDSSCASPEARCASEQQRVRRPLNAFIIWTKEERRRLAQLNPDLENTDLSKILGKSWKAMSLLEKRPYMQEAERLRVQHTIDYPNYKYRPRRRRQLKKSSRPQCVEAPHSSSLCSSPGFPVPFNLTYLLQNQQQCYPNTSVFTNSPSNFSPLRSSHPVYSDTAAADVYSNKPAVYQNPPAYPAEPQLYFGSQHMQYGFSSAAGPHVDQEESSRVYGGLLCPSGPSLEFYLERVQLDMLYDLDRSEFEQYLGPSPHRSESVDPISYYQQSSHREGRSVS, encoded by the exons ATGCATTACATTTTGGAGAATGAAGACCCCATCTCTGTGGACGTGGAGCATCAGATCAGGACCGAGGTGATCTCTCCTGGTTCGGGTCCTTGCAGCCCTCTGTCCGTGAACTCGGACTCTAGCTGTGCCAGCCCAGAGGCCAGATGTGcgtcagagcagcagagagtcAGGAGGCCTCTGAACGCCTTCATCATCTGGACCAAAGAGGAGCGCAGGAGGCTGGCACAGCTCAACCCAGACCTGGAGAATACAGATCTGAGCAAAATACTCG GAAAAAGCTGGAAGGCCATGTCCCTGCTTGAGAAGCGTCCCTACATGCAGGAAGCCGAGCGCCTGAGAGTCCAGCACACCATCGATTACCCCAACTACAAGTACCGGCCGCGCAGGAGGAGGCAGCTGAAGAAGAGCTCCAGACCTCAGTGTGTGGAGGCTCCTCACTCCTCCTCGCTCTGCAGCTCCCCCGGCTTCCCCGTGCCGTTCAACCTCACCTACCTGCTCCAGAACCAGCAGCAGTGCTACCCGAACACCTCTGTTTTCACAAACTCCCCTTCTAACTTCTCCCCTTTGCGCAGCAGCCACCCAGTATATTCAGACACAGCTGCAGCAGATGTTTACTCAAACAAGCCCGCGGTGTACCAGAACCCTCCTGCGTACCCTGCAGAGCCCCAGCTGTATTTTGGCAGTCAACACATGCAGTATGGTTTCTCCAGCGCTGCAGGTCCCCATGTGGACCAGGAGGAGTCCAGCAGGGTCTACGGAGGCCTTCTGTGTCCCTCTGGGCCCTCCCTGGAGTTCTACCTGGAACGGGTTCAGCTGGACATGCTGTACGATCTGGACCGCAGCGAGTTTGAACAGTACCTGGGTCCGAGCCCTCACAGGTCCGAGTCAGTGGATCCCATCAGCTACTACCAGCAGAGCAGCCACAGAGAGGGACGCTCCGTCTCATAA